The following proteins are encoded in a genomic region of Phycodurus eques isolate BA_2022a chromosome 11, UOR_Pequ_1.1, whole genome shotgun sequence:
- the LOC133409975 gene encoding serine/threonine-protein phosphatase 4 regulatory subunit 3-A-like isoform X3, whose translation MSDTRRRVKVYTLNEDRQWDDRGTGHVSSTFVERLKGISLLVRAESDGSLLLESKISPNTAYQKQQDTLIVWSEADNYDLALSFQEKAGCDEIWEKICQVQGKDPALDITQDPIDESEEERFEEIPETSHLVELPPCELSHLEEIADLVTSVLSSPIRREKLALALMSESYLKKLLGLFRVCEDLDNREGLHHLYEIVRGVLFLNKAALFEVMFSDDCIMDVVGCLEYDPALVQPKRHREFLTKTAKFKEVIPITDSELRQKIHQTYRVQYIQDIILPTPSVFEDNFLSTLNSFIYFNKVEIVSMLQEDEKFLTEVFARLTDEGTEDSKRRELVNFVKEFCAFSQTLQPQNRDAFFKMLANLSILPALEIVMGMDDLQVRAAATDIFSYLVEFSPSMVREFVMQELQQPDDVSIGQQAEEREKDVLLINVVIKQMICDSDPELGGAVQLMGLLRTLIDPENMLASTNKTEKTEFLSFFYKYCMHVLTAPLLANTVLDKNLKDLQEGSTKSNPVCPDNFQTAQLLALILELLTFCVEHHTYHIKTYIMNKDLLRRVLVLMNSKHTFLALCALRFMRRIIGLKDESYNRYIIKGNLFEPVINALLDNGTRYNLLNSAIIELFEFIKVEDIKSLIAHIVDNFYKALEPIEYVQTFKGLKGQYEQEKDRQSQKLTSRYRREARSLDEDEELWFNEDEDEEEAEAVEKSRMEDDYSDGYGKYMEAKKGAANGANNGKAVALPPTSPPATPNNSSASSVKTVALTASPVVKPCC comes from the exons ATGTCGGACACTCGGCGGCGGGTGAAAGTTTATACGCTCAACGAAGACCGCCAGTGGGACGACCGGGGCACTGGGCACGTTTCGTCCACGTTTGTGGAACGACTCAAGGGAATATCTTTACTAGTTCGGGCTGAATCCGACG GGTCACTACTGTTGGAGTCGAAGATTAGCCCCAACACTGCATATCAGAAACAACAA GACACGCTGATCGTCTGGTCTGAGGCGGATAATTATGACCTGGCTTTGAGCTTCCAGGAGAAAGCGGGCTGCGATGAGATCTGGGAGAAGATTTGCCAG GTGCAAGGGAAGGACCCCGCCCTGGACATCACCCAGGATCCCATCGACGAGTCCGAAGAGGAGCGTTTCGAGGAGATCCCCGAGACGAGCCACCTGGTGGAGCTCCCGCCCTGCGAGCTCAGCCACCTGGAGGAGATCGCAGACCTGGTGACGTCGGTGCTGTCCTCGCCCATCCGCCGGGAAAAACTGGCCTTGGCCCTCATGAGCGAGAGCTACCTCAAGAAACTGCTGGGCCTCTTCCGAGTGTGCGAGGACTTGGACAACCGGGAAGGCCTGCACCACCTGTACGAGATCGTCCGCGGCGTGCTCTTCCTCAACAAGGCCGCCCTCTTCGAGGTGATGTTCTCCGACGACTGCATCATGGACGTGGTGGGCTGTCTGGAGTACGACCCGGCGCTGGTGCAGCCCAAGCGCCACCGTGAGTTCTTGACCAAGACGGCCAAGTTCAAGGAGGTGATCCCCATCACGGACTCTGAGCTGCGGCAGAAGATCCACCAGACGTACCGCGTGCAGTACATCCAGGACATCATCCTGCCCACGCCGTCAGTCTTCGAGGACAACTTCCTCTCCACGCTCAACTCCTTCATCTACTTCAACAAGGTGGAGATTGTCAGTATGTTGCAG GAGGACGAGAAGTTCCTCACTGAGGTTTTTGCGCGGCTCACGGACGAAGGCACAGAGGACAGTAAAAGACGAGAACTT GTGAACTTCGTCAAGGAGTTCTGCGCTTTCTCACAGACGCTACAGCCTCAAAACAGAGACGCTTTCTTCAAGATGCTAGCCAATCTCAGCATTTTGCCCGCGCTGGAAATAGTCATG GGAATGGATGACCTGCAGGTGAGGGCGGCAGCCACAGACATCTTCTCCTATCTGGTGGAATTCAGCCCCTCTATGGTCCGAGAGTTTGTCATGCAGGAACTACAGCAGCCCGACGATGTAAGCATCGGACAACAagcagaagaaagagagaaa GATGTGCTGCTCATCAACGTGGTGATCAAGCAGATGATCTGCGACTCGGACCCCGAGTTGGGCGGCGCCGTCCAGCTGATGGGGCTTCTGCGGACGCTAATCGACCCCGAGAACATGCTGGCTTCCACCAAT AAAACGGAGAAGACCGAATTCCTGAGTTTCTTCTACAAGTACTGCATGCACGTTTTAACCGCTCCTCTGCTTGCCAACACGGTGCTTGACAAAAATTTAAAAG ATTTGCAAGAGGGATCCACCAAGAGCAACCCTGTGTGTCCAG aTAACTTTCAGACAGCACAACTGCTGGCTCTGATCCTGGAGCTGCTCACCTTTTGCGTGGAGCACCACACGTATCACATCAAGACCTACATCATGAACAAAGACCTGCTGAGGAGGGTGCTGGTGCTCATGAACTCCAAGCATACCTTCCTCGCTCTCT GTGCATTGCGTTTCATGCGGCGGATCATCGGCCTGAAGGACGAGTCCTACAACCGCTACATCATCAAAGGGAACCTGTTTGAGCCGGTCATCAACGCGCTGCTGGACAACGGCACGCGATACAATCTCCTCAATTCGGCCATCATCGAGCTCTTCGAGTTCATCAAAGTG GAGGACATCAAGTCCCTTATTGCTCACATTGTGGATAACTTCTACAAAGCTCTTGAGCCCATCGAGTACGTGCAGACCTTCAAGGGCCTGAAGGGCCAATACGAGCaggagaaagacagacagagtCAGAAACTCACCAG CAGGTACCGGCGAGAGGCTCGCTCATTGGACGAGGATGAAGAGCTGTGGTTCAACGAGgacgaagacgaggaggaggcggaggctgTGGAGAAGAGCCGGATGGAAGACGACTACTCGGACGGCTACGGCAAGTACATGGAGGCCAAAAAAG GCGCAGCTAACGGCGCAAACAACGGCAAAGCTGTGGCGCTGCCTCCCACCTCGCCCCCCGCCACCCCCAACAACAGCTCCGCGTCCTCGGTCAAGACGGTCGCACTTACCGCCTCGCCAGTAGTGAAG
- the LOC133409975 gene encoding serine/threonine-protein phosphatase 4 regulatory subunit 3-A-like isoform X1 — protein sequence MSDTRRRVKVYTLNEDRQWDDRGTGHVSSTFVERLKGISLLVRAESDGSLLLESKISPNTAYQKQQDTLIVWSEADNYDLALSFQEKAGCDEIWEKICQVQGKDPALDITQDPIDESEEERFEEIPETSHLVELPPCELSHLEEIADLVTSVLSSPIRREKLALALMSESYLKKLLGLFRVCEDLDNREGLHHLYEIVRGVLFLNKAALFEVMFSDDCIMDVVGCLEYDPALVQPKRHREFLTKTAKFKEVIPITDSELRQKIHQTYRVQYIQDIILPTPSVFEDNFLSTLNSFIYFNKVEIVSMLQEDEKFLTEVFARLTDEGTEDSKRRELVNFVKEFCAFSQTLQPQNRDAFFKMLANLSILPALEIVMGMDDLQVRAAATDIFSYLVEFSPSMVREFVMQELQQPDDVSIGQQAEEREKDVLLINVVIKQMICDSDPELGGAVQLMGLLRTLIDPENMLASTNKTEKTEFLSFFYKYCMHVLTAPLLANTVLDKNLKDLQEGSTKSNPVCPDNFQTAQLLALILELLTFCVEHHTYHIKTYIMNKDLLRRVLVLMNSKHTFLALCALRFMRRIIGLKDESYNRYIIKGNLFEPVINALLDNGTRYNLLNSAIIELFEFIKVEDIKSLIAHIVDNFYKALEPIEYVQTFKGLKGQYEQEKDRQSQKLTSRYRREARSLDEDEELWFNEDEDEEEAEAVEKSRMEDDYSDGYGKYMEAKKGAANGANNGKAVALPPTSPPATPNNSSASSVKTVALTASPVVKTALVGLVDYPDDEDEEEVDEEEEEEQSPRKRPRLSS from the exons ATGTCGGACACTCGGCGGCGGGTGAAAGTTTATACGCTCAACGAAGACCGCCAGTGGGACGACCGGGGCACTGGGCACGTTTCGTCCACGTTTGTGGAACGACTCAAGGGAATATCTTTACTAGTTCGGGCTGAATCCGACG GGTCACTACTGTTGGAGTCGAAGATTAGCCCCAACACTGCATATCAGAAACAACAA GACACGCTGATCGTCTGGTCTGAGGCGGATAATTATGACCTGGCTTTGAGCTTCCAGGAGAAAGCGGGCTGCGATGAGATCTGGGAGAAGATTTGCCAG GTGCAAGGGAAGGACCCCGCCCTGGACATCACCCAGGATCCCATCGACGAGTCCGAAGAGGAGCGTTTCGAGGAGATCCCCGAGACGAGCCACCTGGTGGAGCTCCCGCCCTGCGAGCTCAGCCACCTGGAGGAGATCGCAGACCTGGTGACGTCGGTGCTGTCCTCGCCCATCCGCCGGGAAAAACTGGCCTTGGCCCTCATGAGCGAGAGCTACCTCAAGAAACTGCTGGGCCTCTTCCGAGTGTGCGAGGACTTGGACAACCGGGAAGGCCTGCACCACCTGTACGAGATCGTCCGCGGCGTGCTCTTCCTCAACAAGGCCGCCCTCTTCGAGGTGATGTTCTCCGACGACTGCATCATGGACGTGGTGGGCTGTCTGGAGTACGACCCGGCGCTGGTGCAGCCCAAGCGCCACCGTGAGTTCTTGACCAAGACGGCCAAGTTCAAGGAGGTGATCCCCATCACGGACTCTGAGCTGCGGCAGAAGATCCACCAGACGTACCGCGTGCAGTACATCCAGGACATCATCCTGCCCACGCCGTCAGTCTTCGAGGACAACTTCCTCTCCACGCTCAACTCCTTCATCTACTTCAACAAGGTGGAGATTGTCAGTATGTTGCAG GAGGACGAGAAGTTCCTCACTGAGGTTTTTGCGCGGCTCACGGACGAAGGCACAGAGGACAGTAAAAGACGAGAACTT GTGAACTTCGTCAAGGAGTTCTGCGCTTTCTCACAGACGCTACAGCCTCAAAACAGAGACGCTTTCTTCAAGATGCTAGCCAATCTCAGCATTTTGCCCGCGCTGGAAATAGTCATG GGAATGGATGACCTGCAGGTGAGGGCGGCAGCCACAGACATCTTCTCCTATCTGGTGGAATTCAGCCCCTCTATGGTCCGAGAGTTTGTCATGCAGGAACTACAGCAGCCCGACGATGTAAGCATCGGACAACAagcagaagaaagagagaaa GATGTGCTGCTCATCAACGTGGTGATCAAGCAGATGATCTGCGACTCGGACCCCGAGTTGGGCGGCGCCGTCCAGCTGATGGGGCTTCTGCGGACGCTAATCGACCCCGAGAACATGCTGGCTTCCACCAAT AAAACGGAGAAGACCGAATTCCTGAGTTTCTTCTACAAGTACTGCATGCACGTTTTAACCGCTCCTCTGCTTGCCAACACGGTGCTTGACAAAAATTTAAAAG ATTTGCAAGAGGGATCCACCAAGAGCAACCCTGTGTGTCCAG aTAACTTTCAGACAGCACAACTGCTGGCTCTGATCCTGGAGCTGCTCACCTTTTGCGTGGAGCACCACACGTATCACATCAAGACCTACATCATGAACAAAGACCTGCTGAGGAGGGTGCTGGTGCTCATGAACTCCAAGCATACCTTCCTCGCTCTCT GTGCATTGCGTTTCATGCGGCGGATCATCGGCCTGAAGGACGAGTCCTACAACCGCTACATCATCAAAGGGAACCTGTTTGAGCCGGTCATCAACGCGCTGCTGGACAACGGCACGCGATACAATCTCCTCAATTCGGCCATCATCGAGCTCTTCGAGTTCATCAAAGTG GAGGACATCAAGTCCCTTATTGCTCACATTGTGGATAACTTCTACAAAGCTCTTGAGCCCATCGAGTACGTGCAGACCTTCAAGGGCCTGAAGGGCCAATACGAGCaggagaaagacagacagagtCAGAAACTCACCAG CAGGTACCGGCGAGAGGCTCGCTCATTGGACGAGGATGAAGAGCTGTGGTTCAACGAGgacgaagacgaggaggaggcggaggctgTGGAGAAGAGCCGGATGGAAGACGACTACTCGGACGGCTACGGCAAGTACATGGAGGCCAAAAAAG GCGCAGCTAACGGCGCAAACAACGGCAAAGCTGTGGCGCTGCCTCCCACCTCGCCCCCCGCCACCCCCAACAACAGCTCCGCGTCCTCGGTCAAGACGGTCGCACTTACCGCCTCGCCAGTAGTGAAG
- the LOC133409975 gene encoding serine/threonine-protein phosphatase 4 regulatory subunit 3-A-like isoform X2: MSDTRRRVKVYTLNEDRQWDDRGTGHVSSTFVERLKGISLLVRAESDGSLLLESKISPNTAYQKQQDTLIVWSEADNYDLALSFQEKAGCDEIWEKICQVQGKDPALDITQDPIDESEEERFEEIPETSHLVELPPCELSHLEEIADLVTSVLSSPIRREKLALALMSESYLKKLLGLFRVCEDLDNREGLHHLYEIVRGVLFLNKAALFEVMFSDDCIMDVVGCLEYDPALVQPKRHREFLTKTAKFKEVIPITDSELRQKIHQTYRVQYIQDIILPTPSVFEDNFLSTLNSFIYFNKVEIVSMLQEDEKFLTEVFARLTDEGTEDSKRRELVNFVKEFCAFSQTLQPQNRDAFFKMLANLSILPALEIVMGMDDLQVRAAATDIFSYLVEFSPSMVREFVMQELQQPDDDVLLINVVIKQMICDSDPELGGAVQLMGLLRTLIDPENMLASTNKTEKTEFLSFFYKYCMHVLTAPLLANTVLDKNLKDLQEGSTKSNPVCPDNFQTAQLLALILELLTFCVEHHTYHIKTYIMNKDLLRRVLVLMNSKHTFLALCALRFMRRIIGLKDESYNRYIIKGNLFEPVINALLDNGTRYNLLNSAIIELFEFIKVEDIKSLIAHIVDNFYKALEPIEYVQTFKGLKGQYEQEKDRQSQKLTRYRREARSLDEDEELWFNEDEDEEEAEAVEKSRMEDDYSDGYGKYMEAKKGAANGANNGKAVALPPTSPPATPNNSSASSVKTVALTASPVVKTALVGLVDYPDDEDEEEVDEEEEEEQSPRKRPRLSS; encoded by the exons ATGTCGGACACTCGGCGGCGGGTGAAAGTTTATACGCTCAACGAAGACCGCCAGTGGGACGACCGGGGCACTGGGCACGTTTCGTCCACGTTTGTGGAACGACTCAAGGGAATATCTTTACTAGTTCGGGCTGAATCCGACG GGTCACTACTGTTGGAGTCGAAGATTAGCCCCAACACTGCATATCAGAAACAACAA GACACGCTGATCGTCTGGTCTGAGGCGGATAATTATGACCTGGCTTTGAGCTTCCAGGAGAAAGCGGGCTGCGATGAGATCTGGGAGAAGATTTGCCAG GTGCAAGGGAAGGACCCCGCCCTGGACATCACCCAGGATCCCATCGACGAGTCCGAAGAGGAGCGTTTCGAGGAGATCCCCGAGACGAGCCACCTGGTGGAGCTCCCGCCCTGCGAGCTCAGCCACCTGGAGGAGATCGCAGACCTGGTGACGTCGGTGCTGTCCTCGCCCATCCGCCGGGAAAAACTGGCCTTGGCCCTCATGAGCGAGAGCTACCTCAAGAAACTGCTGGGCCTCTTCCGAGTGTGCGAGGACTTGGACAACCGGGAAGGCCTGCACCACCTGTACGAGATCGTCCGCGGCGTGCTCTTCCTCAACAAGGCCGCCCTCTTCGAGGTGATGTTCTCCGACGACTGCATCATGGACGTGGTGGGCTGTCTGGAGTACGACCCGGCGCTGGTGCAGCCCAAGCGCCACCGTGAGTTCTTGACCAAGACGGCCAAGTTCAAGGAGGTGATCCCCATCACGGACTCTGAGCTGCGGCAGAAGATCCACCAGACGTACCGCGTGCAGTACATCCAGGACATCATCCTGCCCACGCCGTCAGTCTTCGAGGACAACTTCCTCTCCACGCTCAACTCCTTCATCTACTTCAACAAGGTGGAGATTGTCAGTATGTTGCAG GAGGACGAGAAGTTCCTCACTGAGGTTTTTGCGCGGCTCACGGACGAAGGCACAGAGGACAGTAAAAGACGAGAACTT GTGAACTTCGTCAAGGAGTTCTGCGCTTTCTCACAGACGCTACAGCCTCAAAACAGAGACGCTTTCTTCAAGATGCTAGCCAATCTCAGCATTTTGCCCGCGCTGGAAATAGTCATG GGAATGGATGACCTGCAGGTGAGGGCGGCAGCCACAGACATCTTCTCCTATCTGGTGGAATTCAGCCCCTCTATGGTCCGAGAGTTTGTCATGCAGGAACTACAGCAGCCCGACGAT GATGTGCTGCTCATCAACGTGGTGATCAAGCAGATGATCTGCGACTCGGACCCCGAGTTGGGCGGCGCCGTCCAGCTGATGGGGCTTCTGCGGACGCTAATCGACCCCGAGAACATGCTGGCTTCCACCAAT AAAACGGAGAAGACCGAATTCCTGAGTTTCTTCTACAAGTACTGCATGCACGTTTTAACCGCTCCTCTGCTTGCCAACACGGTGCTTGACAAAAATTTAAAAG ATTTGCAAGAGGGATCCACCAAGAGCAACCCTGTGTGTCCAG aTAACTTTCAGACAGCACAACTGCTGGCTCTGATCCTGGAGCTGCTCACCTTTTGCGTGGAGCACCACACGTATCACATCAAGACCTACATCATGAACAAAGACCTGCTGAGGAGGGTGCTGGTGCTCATGAACTCCAAGCATACCTTCCTCGCTCTCT GTGCATTGCGTTTCATGCGGCGGATCATCGGCCTGAAGGACGAGTCCTACAACCGCTACATCATCAAAGGGAACCTGTTTGAGCCGGTCATCAACGCGCTGCTGGACAACGGCACGCGATACAATCTCCTCAATTCGGCCATCATCGAGCTCTTCGAGTTCATCAAAGTG GAGGACATCAAGTCCCTTATTGCTCACATTGTGGATAACTTCTACAAAGCTCTTGAGCCCATCGAGTACGTGCAGACCTTCAAGGGCCTGAAGGGCCAATACGAGCaggagaaagacagacagagtCAGAAACTCACCAG GTACCGGCGAGAGGCTCGCTCATTGGACGAGGATGAAGAGCTGTGGTTCAACGAGgacgaagacgaggaggaggcggaggctgTGGAGAAGAGCCGGATGGAAGACGACTACTCGGACGGCTACGGCAAGTACATGGAGGCCAAAAAAG GCGCAGCTAACGGCGCAAACAACGGCAAAGCTGTGGCGCTGCCTCCCACCTCGCCCCCCGCCACCCCCAACAACAGCTCCGCGTCCTCGGTCAAGACGGTCGCACTTACCGCCTCGCCAGTAGTGAAG